In Deltaproteobacteria bacterium, the sequence CTCGAGGCGGTGCAGAACGGCATGGGCGGCGTGCTGCAGCCCGTCGAATACGTGATCGACGAGCAGCTCGCCGGCAATCGCAAGTACGCCATCTACGACTATGACCTGAAGACCAAGATCGACAAGGCCGTGAGCGTGCGCTGCCCCGCGTCGCTGCCGCCGGAGATCATCGAGAAGGCGCAGAAGGCCGCGCGGGTGATCTTCGAGACCCTGCAGTGCCGCGACCTGGGGCGCATCGACTTCCGCATCACGCCCGAAGGCCAGGTCTACTTCCTGGAGATCAACGCGCTCCCCTCGCTGGAGCCCGGCGCCGGCATCTACGCCGCCGCGGCGCTCGAGGGACTGCACTTCGACGCCGTGCTCAGCGCCGTCATCCAGAGCGCGATCAATCGCTACAACCTGAAGGACAAGGACGACAAAGAGAAGTCGCGAAGCAAGCCCGCCCGCAAGGGCCCGCTGCGCGTTGGCTTTGCCTTCAACGTGAAGCGCATCGCCCCGCAGGCGCCGGACGACGACGACTCCGAGGCCGAGTACGACAGCCCCAAGACGCTCCAGGCCATCCGCGAGGCCATCGCGTCGTACGGCCATGAGGTGGTGGACCTCGAGGCGAACCAGGAGCTGCCCCACAAGCTCGCTACCCTGCCCGTGGACGTGGTCTTCAACATTGCCGAGGGCCTGAAGGGACGGAACCGCGAGAGCCAGGTGCCGGCGATGCTCGAGCTGCTCGACATCCCCTACACCGGCAGCGACCCCACCGCGCTTGCCATCGCGCTCGACAAGGGGCTCGCCAAGCGCATGGTGCGCCAGGCCGGCATCAACACGCCGGACTTCATGCTCATGAGTACCGGAAAGGAACGCATCCCCAAGGAGCTGAACAAGTTCCCGCTCATCGTGAAGCCGGTGGCCGAGGGCAGCTCCAAGGGCGTGATGCCCAAGAGCGTGGTGAAGAGCGAGCAGGAGCTGCGCGAGGTCGCTCGCGAGCTGGTTCAGAAGTATCGCCAGGCCGCGCTGGTTGAGGAGTACATCGCCGGTCGGGAGTTCACGGTGGGCCTGCTGGGTGAGCGGCGCCCGCGAATCCTGCCTCCGATGGAGATCTGCTTCGTCGACAAGAGCGAGGTGAACCCGGTCTACTCCTTCGAGCACAAGCTCGATTGGACCAACCGCATCAAGTACGACGTGCCTGCGAAGGTCGAGCCCACCGAGCTCCGGGACATCGAGAAGGCGGCGCGCCAGGTGTTCACCGCGCTCGGGTGCCGCGACGTGGCCCGCATCGACTTCCGAATGGATGCCACCGGTAAGGTCTACTTCATTGAGTGCAATCCGCTGCCGGGGCTCACGCCAGGCTGGAGCGATCTCTGCATGATCGCGACGGCGGCCGGGATGGACTACCGGACGCTCATCGGCGAGATCCTCGCGGGCGCGATTCGCCGCTACAAGGAGCGCGAGCGCGAGCGCCGCGAGGCGGTGC encodes:
- a CDS encoding ATP-grasp domain-containing protein, which codes for MRIALTHNLRLSDSEEEAEFDTPETVNALANALERLGHRVERVEVSGPASRTVSRLEAYNPDLVFNTAEGRRGRFREAFYPALFDELGVPYTGSDPYALAVTLDKQLTKLILAQHGIETPKWQFVEDVTQLKLVGFRFPLIVKPNFEGSSKGITQDSVIEDPAQIKDQVAKALSKYPAGVLVEEYIIGRDLTVPFLEAVQNGMGGVLQPVEYVIDEQLAGNRKYAIYDYDLKTKIDKAVSVRCPASLPPEIIEKAQKAARVIFETLQCRDLGRIDFRITPEGQVYFLEINALPSLEPGAGIYAAAALEGLHFDAVLSAVIQSAINRYNLKDKDDKEKSRSKPARKGPLRVGFAFNVKRIAPQAPDDDDSEAEYDSPKTLQAIREAIASYGHEVVDLEANQELPHKLATLPVDVVFNIAEGLKGRNRESQVPAMLELLDIPYTGSDPTALAIALDKGLAKRMVRQAGINTPDFMLMSTGKERIPKELNKFPLIVKPVAEGSSKGVMPKSVVKSEQELREVARELVQKYRQAALVEEYIAGREFTVGLLGERRPRILPPMEICFVDKSEVNPVYSFEHKLDWTNRIKYDVPAKVEPTELRDIEKAARQVFTALGCRDVARIDFRMDATGKVYFIECNPLPGLTPGWSDLCMIATAAGMDYRTLIGEILAGAIRRYKERERERREAVRNTTAPNAAGQSPLPLEPANAPTNVVVASGNGTSRPAEDA